The Caloenas nicobarica isolate bCalNic1 chromosome Z, bCalNic1.hap1, whole genome shotgun sequence region AGTTAATTTTTCCTTATGAACTGTCTGCTATTGAATTAGCTCAGgtcacatattttttaaatgcactgcAAACCTGGCTTTTTGTTTATCTGGGAAAGgctttttaaagccttttaagTCTATTGATGTTACTGGAAAGGGATCAGTAAGCAATCAAGATCTAGTTAATATTGCCTGCTAGGTTTCCAAAAGTCTTCTCACCAAATCCTCTACtaaaggcttttaaaagaaGCCCTAAGCCTAAGATAACAACGTAATTAGTTAAGTCTGATAAATAATTAATGAATAGGAAATGGGGAGAGGGCTATGAGGTAACGGTTGATTCTTGCAATGGAATAGATTTGCCAATACAGTTCTGTAGAAATCTGTGCTAGGACATGGCTACCCAGTACATTCTTAAACATAACCATGTGGAAAAAAGGGGTGAAGTGAGATGAGCAAGTTTGCCGATGCTGCCCTATTAGACAGGCGATTAAGGACGTAGGCAGACAGAAAATCTGTGCAAGGACCTTAACAAACTGAGTGAGAGGGCAACATAATGAAATTCAAAAGTACACAGATATCATAAACccacacagtgaaaaaaaaggaaaaattatttgaagtgCTTCAACATGAGGACCCCATCTTAAAGATTTATAAAGCATCATATACACCTCACTTCTGCCAAGGGAGatacttattttaattatttcagttacaTAAGTTTTTAAAGTGTCCTTGATGTTGTTTCAAACCTTGCAGGACAGCTTTAATTTTGGCTGTGGtaatagaaacatttttgtgtatCAGCTATATGTATTTACTCTAAGTATTTACTGAGGCAAAAGCACAGATAGCATTGACATTTTGGGTTACAAAATTGTTCAGTATgctttaattacaaaaaaagagTCCAAGATCAAGAGTTAGACCCATCTTACCTTGGTTTCTCATTGGATTTGCTAACATAGCAAGATAAGGCAATAGCTCTGTCTGAAGACACTCAGGTGGTAAACAGAAGGTTGAGAAGAGAGATTTTGCAGCAAGGCAGTTTTCTTGATACTGTAAGAGTAGggtggaaaagaaacacaagcaaaaaaaactGGTAAATTGTTATTAACATGGATATTCTGTACCACAAAAGACAAACATTCTTCTTGCCAGCTGAATACTCTATGGAAGCTACTGAAAAATGagaccagaaaaaaagataagcaATGCAAGTTACATATACAGATCATAAAAATGGTGAACTCCTTTATTGTTGTTAAACTTACACAACAGTTTAATGTGATCTGAACTGCACAAAAACTTAAAACTTACTTTTAGGAATATTTCATAGTATTTCAACACTAATTGTGTCTCCATTAACTCAGGATTAAGACTCTCCCAGCAGTATGCCAACTTGGGTACAGGAATCAGACTTTGTCAGAGACctccaatttatttttccattaaaggAATAACTCAAACACAACTCTTCGAGCAAGTGCTTTTTAGAAGTAGCTTATAGCAAAATAGGATATTTGACAAGTTTAGCACTGTGAGAAAATCTCACCTATACTACTCATTAgatcttaccaaaaaaaaaaaaaaaacacaaaacaaaacacaaaaaaccccaagtcaAGCATTTACCTTTTTATTGATAAAGAACCACTGGGGTTTATGTAAAGGCCGGAACCCCATCCCTCCTCCTTGCTGGTGCGCAAAGGCTCTGGATGTATTTGAATGTATCACCCCCCGGGTAGCCACAGATgcactgtatttttccattacaAGCCGTGTCTGAGAGAGAAATCAGGCATTATGTGAACTCCGAGTCTCTGTACAGCAGGTCTcatttgaattaaaatgcaCTCTGTAATTGCAGTGACATGACACACCCAGAATATATTCAGATTACTGTGAAACTTTCACtcaaagcagctgaaagaaaaagctaGCTCAGTTACTGCAGGGAAAAGGCATACAGGCTCCAACACATTTTTAGCATCTGTTctacttaaaaatactttgtagaATATTTTACAAACACTATAACCCACTATAATAAAATACTGACAGAAACTGGACTTGCATCTCTTCTGTATTTGATGTACTTTAGCATTCATTAACAAGTCACTGTCACCCATACTGCAAGTTTGAATTGATACAGCTTCACTCTTACTGAGTCATAAGAAAATTGCTTTCTACCATTCATAAACACTTACAGAAAATGTCAGAAGCTTAATGtcagagtattaaaaaaaaaagaaaaaaagtgtataaAACGATGACACTTACACTCCAGTTACTACAAAGGACATCAGCAGTGCTCAAATATTCACTGGCTCTCACCACATCATctatatcagaaaaaaagtctaCATAGTTCTGGTGAAGGTATAAATTAAACATGCTTCCAGACATATGCGATTTTTCCACAATAtcctattaggaaaaaaaaagttcaggtTTTACACAAAGAAAAGCATGCTAATAAAAGTTATGATACATTTAGTTAGGGAGCTGTCAGACACAATCTGCAAAGTGATGCTTATATACAAAAGGGCGGTGGTTTGCTTCCAGAGAAGGCTAACGGTGGGGATGGAGGGACAGAAACCACCGTTGCCTTCAACGCCCTCAACTGGTGGTTACGGAAAGATGAACTCAGACTCCTCTTGGCAACACACAGCAAAAGGATGAGAGGTAACAgccacaggctgcagcaagggaaAGTCCACCTTCCACAAGTCTGTTAGTGAGGTGAGAGAATTTCTATCcctggagatactcaaaactcGACAGATCAAGAGCCTGGAAACCTAATCTGcctctggaggtcccttccagatTATTCTATAACTTAAGACAGACTGAATACGTATATATGAAGACCAGTGACAAAACCACTGTGCTTGAAAATTTGCATCAATCATTTAagagtttggtttggttttttcacTGCGGATGTACCTCAGGCTGAATAAGCAAGGTGTCTCGACGGTATTCTGATAAGTGagcaggcagctgaggaaatTCTGATTCTGACACTGGATCTCCTACAAAGGATTTTACAATCTTTAGTCTTTTAGTATCAGAAATGTTGTTACATTTCtgcataaaagcaaaaaagccagaaaaaaaatacacacattttagattaaattttcaaaattagaataaaaattaCATAGGAGCAAGAACAGAGATGTGTAACTGCATGAACAGTAGTTTTCACATATATTGAGCATCTTTTTAGCAACTGTCAAGTCTACCAGCAACCAGATTACACTACTTTCAGTTCCCAGAAAGCTCTTGATGCAAGCATAAGTACTTAATTATATAGTCAATATTACACTGTCAACAACATGTAATTAGTTAATTACACTTCATATTATAGATTTCATCTAATTATTTTCGTATTTCCTCATCTCACTATTTCTCCTCAGTTGATTTTGGAACAGATATTGTGAATTGTTACCGAAATGTGGACAGCCAATTGCATTATGGATCCTGATTTAGCTGAGTGCAGATAGCAGCAGTTTAATAAGTACCAAATGCTTATCAATTATAGTtcttaaatgttaaaaaaacagTACGGTAATCACACACGAGGAGCAGATAGATTTCCTAGATTTACAGAATCTGAGTGTATAAAAGGTAGAACTTTCTGTAGTAGTAAGGTAGAAAGTATTTTGGAGAGGTGGAAAGGGGAGAGTATGACAGAGGAGTGGAAGAGGTTTTCGAGTCAGAAAGGAGACAGCACATATGTCtgttaaagggaaaaaacagttgagataaaaaggaggaaaagacagcagaaagggtCAAACCCATATACATAACCAAGGGAGGCAATAGCTGTGAGGCAGCAGGGCTGTTCTGTAACCTTTAGGAATACAGATGAGGACAGAAAGTAACTATACAACATTATATAATtctgcacaaaaccaaaagctgcttttgtaCAAAGCAACAAATGTGGTGGCTACCTGTTTAGCTTTGTGTGCATGACAGCACGTGGACCTAATGCAACTAGAGTTATGTAATTTTATTACATATCTGTAGTACATCTTAATGTTTTTTTACGGAATAGATACAGACAGCTGCAATCACAGTTACCATAAGCTTTTATTACAGTTTTTATACTGTTATTAATGACCAAACGTGAATTAAAGCTCACTCTTAAGCCTTACTTTAGCAAATCTAGCTATTAGCAGCTGACATGCTTTACCCACTGAAAGGAAGACTAAGTCaaagttttcttacttttgcagtaaattattttccccagagcatggaaaagaaagatggaAGCATCTTTGCCACCAATAGCTTGTATCTCCTTGTCTTCTAAAGTATCggatttacttttctttcctacttTAGATACTGTTGATGCTCTACATTTTAGTGCGGagctccttttcttccttgacCAAAACTCCTCCTCCAATGAGCAGTCTatcaataaaagcaaaaatacaatCAGAATAACATACATGAATCTAaagatgttttctattttattgcTACTACTAAtgtttgaaacaaataaaaaaccaagcaaacaaaaaaaggttatttaaaTAGGGGCACTAACCAGTCACCCAAACTAGCATGCTTCATTCCACTTCTGTCCCTTAAGCCACAGCTAAGGTGCCACGTACTTTTTTGAATtatatgtctttaaaaaaagctaGCATTCTTGCTCATTCATTCTACTTGTGATGCATCCCCAACTTGTACtttataaagaagaaatgtttaacAAGGGCGAgtaaaaatacaacaaaattatatttcagttACATTCTGTTCACttatcaatttattttctatttgcacTATCTGTACAATACTCTCACTCAAATATGAGGCCTAAATGAAAAACCCTTAATTTAGGTGATTCTTCCAACAAGAACAGCCTACTAATTTCCATGATGTTTTGAGCTCCAAAGAATAAAACTCTTCTTCTACTCTAATTTGAAACTCAACAATTTTCACCCACAATTTGATTTAGGGACAGGTGAATGTTCCCTACCAAACTAAGATAACTTATAACTATTTAcctttctcttctcccatgATTACCATGGATCCATTTTATCCACTAATACTACCAAAGTGAATGTATTTCTTGTatttacacacatacacaagtggcaaaagaaattatatatataaaaattaatactgCATTCTCAGGAGATCGACAAGGAGGTGAGGTTTCACCAACACTTAAAAAATATCACTGGCTGACAATCATTTACCTAACTGAAATacctgaaaaactgaaaaatttctATTCAATATGAAGGCAGCTCTTCTCAGTCTGTTAGGGAAAATGCGGGAAGATAATGTTTAGTGTGGTATGACTTGAGTACATGATTCTCAAATGTCACATACAGAAGCTGTCAAGCCATAtgcctttgttttctcccaAGTTCTCTCTATAACTCTCATGTTTTTATATTTCCAAGgtaatttaatgaaaattaatcaAAGGGGTAATTTTAAGACTCTTTAGATTTTCTAATGTACATAGAAGCTACTTAGCATCCAGCAGTGAGCTACTGCAAACTTAGTTTACTAGAAGACAACATCAGAAGAATTTAGTTTCCATGTTTGCAAATTAAACTCAGAAACTTGACTCTGTCCCTCATGTAATTTCACACAGCTAAGTTAGTTTCAATATACTCTAAAACTCAAACTACATTCTTAGAACAAGGACTTGGAATTACTTTTAATCCTATATTCCATGAGCACATTTTCTATTCGCAAGGTGgatgggagggaaaaaaaaaaaaaaatccgtaaAAGCAACAAGATCATTGCTAGCTTTACAACACACAGGAGAAGACAACTGTTGGCTGAATTCACTTCCTTATTTCTAGGTTGACTATAAATGTTGGCATCATTTAATGGTTCTTAGAATTAACTACACATGCCAGAATGCTGCTTCTAAAAATTGTAATTATGTAACTCGCATACATCTGTTTCTTAACCATTATTGACTTCCAAtgcttcctgttttctttccatgttgGAACATAATCCCATACTAAGTCTGATTTGAGCATTGTCCAACCAAGCACTTTGAAAACTACTACAACACTTAGCCTCAAATTTTTCCATAATGTGCTCAATAACTTCACAGTAGGTCCGCTTTTCAATTTAACAACAGTCTAGGAAACTCCAAAGCAAAAAATCAATCATTACAGAAATGCCATACACAATGTCAATGGGCTATTTGAGAAATGCTCCAAAGGTAGAGATAAGGACATGGAGAAGTATAAAGAACTAACCAATAAAAATAACCCTTTCTAGTTAAGGTTGCATCATAAAAGATTTGATGAGTTAGTTAACAAGCACCAAAAGCAAAgataccaagaaaaaaagaaggcatttcattaaaattacatCAACGCACACATAGCACATGTTACTCAGTTTTCAGACTATATATAACAGTCATGAAATGGGACACTTTCAGcttaaaaaacaagaacaaaaacacaaaccattTTGTGCCTTTTATTCCTGCTCCAGAGCAGCATGTCAAAAATGCTTTGCACAGCTCATCCAGCTGCACTGCTACAATGAACAGCATACCTTCACAGCAGAAATGGTCAAAATGTCTTTCACTTAACAAAATCGTAGGTATTTACCTTTCatagaagaaaactgaagactGTTTATTGCACTTCTTATATCACCTGAACAACCTCTGCAAAGCAACTCCAGAGAAGTTCTATCAAGAGCATaattcttctctctgttctacAAAGAAAAGTAACATTCGAAGTACCAAGCAAATGTAAGAAAAGGAGTATTGGAAAATTATTCTGCCTGTGGGAACCCACCTCCAATACACACTATAAACAGATTACATGAGCACCCATCATGTGCTCAAACTATCTAATACCactgacaaaatatttaatccATTCAAGCACATTGAAACATGTTATACAGCAATAGTAAAGGGAATGATGCACATAATTCTTTGCAAGCTTTCACTCAATATCAGACTTGGTTGTGATCAATAGAGTTCAGGAACAATAAGGGATTTAAGTTCATGACCTCTTCCGGCCTTGCTGAATACAATGAAAATCCCTTTTATTCCTATTACTTGTTTCTTATATATAGTTTCTGTAATAGGCAGAAGAATTTCCAGAAGTAAATTTGAAGACTTAGAACAAAGATCAAGCGGAACTAATCCTAAAAACAATATCTTTCCAGTTTGttccttgttttctgttggGAGGATTGGTGGGGGCTCTAAGGGGATGTGGGCATCTGCTATCAAACATCAAACAAATACAGtaccaaatataaatatttcagatataAAAGTCCGAAATCTTTTGATCCTGGCACTGCACAGAAGTTATCAGTTTTACAACTTACCATACTAGCTTCTGTTGCAGCTATTCGATTAAGAACTTTCATCATATTTGTTGGTGCAACAGGCTTGAAACTGTTgaatttcatttaagaaaaaataattagtttctGATTTCTTACTTATTTCAATGAAGTTTTAATGAGACGAAAGATCTTACCTAATATTGGATATACACAACTCCTCTAAAATTTCTGTTGGGAATAGTAACCTCTGGTTGCTGTCTCCACTGAAGTTATCTGAGATTATAAATATAAGGGGACATCTACTTGTATGAACAAATCTCctaaattgaaaaataaacaaatataacaAGAATCAAACTCCAGTTTACTCTAAGTGGCTAAAGCTAATTATTAAAACCTCATTTGCAACTGACCTGAGAATTTCATGTAGACTGCTGGGGTCTCGATAGAATTGGTTAGGTATGTCCtattcaaaacaaatgaaccaCTGTCATTGCATTCAGATGTAAATATTCTCTCACATACTGACTGTTATGGCACATTATGTTGTTACACATTTTTTATTCCTACTTACAGCTAAATTTGAATGCAGTTAACATTGAAGATAACCGGGTTTACTTTATGAAGAGAAGTCACAGAAAACCATGCTTCCTAAACTCTACAGTACATCATATTACTCAGCTAGAATTTTTGTCTCAtctattctttttcttgcaagTTTACAGACAACTTGACTATCGTAACATAAAATTCCTCTGTCAGTAAAAAAAGCTCAACAAGAAAATGCTATTGAAACACATtcctgaataaaaaaataaaagtcttctGTCCCTCCCATTATGGCCTGCAAACCCTCAGAATTCACATCTCTGCTTTAATAACATCCCCTTCGCAAGACCAGGGAATGCTAAATTTCAAATGCTGTCTCATTGCATTCATTCTCATGTATCTTCTACACTCTCCTGTTACTCTCTGTTACTGTTTATAGGCGTATATATTTCTCAACAGCTAATCACACAGAAACAAGGGTATAACTTTTCAGTACTGTTTTTATCTACATTTTGATACTGTTACTTATTACTGTACACAAACTAGTCTCCAATTTCTGCCTATTTGCTTATATAGTTTAACTACAGGTAAAACTTGGTTCTAGACTGCTGCAGAGCCACAAAAACTTATAAAGAACTCATGTGCAGTAGAGCAGACTAGCTTTCGGCAACACCAATCCACCAGCTGAAGGTAGTTACCATGTCAGTGTTACAATAAAGGttattgttttcaaaacaagacTTCACAGGTTTTTACTTACTTCAATAAGAATAAgctttttatcattttctgAGGACTCCCCAAGCATCTGAAGTTTGTTATATTTATTTGCTCTTAATAGAAAATCTTGAAAGAGAGATACTTGGGCCTGACTCGGAAACATATGAAAATTTgagtctgaaaaagaaaactaattaaaaatatgtattctaTATTATACCAAGTAGAATATAAATACCCACAAGAACTAATACCCACCCATACTATTTTCTGACAGTAGCCACTGAACACCAGCAGCCAGGTCCTTTGACAAACATGTTACAAATACGAGAGAACTTTTAAAGTGCAGAATTAAATTGAGGACCCAGACAGACTtacctatttttatttcattggcTCAAATGATATCCAGGCTATTACATAGCTTTCTATGCTGATTTGAACTGCAAATTATTTTGGTGtaaacactgtaaaaaaaaatctaatcccttttcagataaaagcaaaagaaagattCTTATTAAACACTAAATATCTGGCTTACATGGATGTGGGTCTGACTTCATATATGACAGAGAcacaaaatactaaaaaacagagaatacaaaaaaaaaaggaagagaaaaaaagaaaagaaaaaacctaaaATACTTACCATGGCCAAACATATTTCTTAAGTCTTCTTTTGTAAAGTCTAAAGATATTGGATTGGTCCATTCTTGCACCTGAATACCAAGATCTTTTGCTAATATTTGTATAGTTGCAGTCTTTCCACAACCAGGAGGACCAGTTAGCAATAAAACAGAGCCACCCTgccacaggaaaacaaacaaaacaaaacaaaccacaacatgataaatattataaataaagACTGAAAGTTGGCTGTAGATTGATATTAATTTCTTGTATAGTTTCCTTCGTAATGATTCTCTTTTCCCAATAAAAACTGagttaaatattttgtgttattaatttatttacctGTTGAGTATTCAGATATCAAAAGCTAGACCAGAACTCTGAAAGCTTCACTCTTGGTTTTTAATGTACCTGTTAACAGCACACCATGTAGACTACCAACATAACATATACTGAACTGGAGAATCAGGTC contains the following coding sequences:
- the RAD17 gene encoding cell cycle checkpoint protein RAD17, yielding MSGSSAGRQAEVTDWLPRSFDDFFGNTDISSSAIPVNPLEVNSRRNRQQKKKDLSSVPESGRTKVLPRKRAKSSSVDLPCNKSRRNRSQSQDEPWVDRYKPETQSDLAVQKKKIEEVETWLKRHIFQRQPKQGGSVLLLTGPPGCGKTATIQILAKDLGIQVQEWTNPISLDFTKEDLRNMFGHDSNFHMFPSQAQVSLFQDFLLRANKYNKLQMLGESSENDKKLILIEDIPNQFYRDPSSLHEILRRFVHTSRCPLIFIISDNFSGDSNQRLLFPTEILEELCISNISFKPVAPTNMMKVLNRIAATEASMNREKNYALDRTSLELLCRGCSGDIRSAINSLQFSSMKDCSLEEEFWSRKKRSSALKCRASTVSKVGKKSKSDTLEDKEIQAIGGKDASIFLFHALGKIIYCKRDPVSESEFPQLPAHLSEYRRDTLLIQPEDIVEKSHMSGSMFNLYLHQNYVDFFSDIDDVVRASEYLSTADVLCSNWSTRLVMEKYSASVATRGVIHSNTSRAFAHQQGGGMGFRPLHKPQWFFINKKYQENCLAAKSLFSTFCLPPECLQTELLPYLAMLANPMRNQAQIAFIQDVGRLPLKRHFGRLKLEMLTDKDPGIPDLFVSCEGDRADVLAVETAVQTEKNRRNENESDGFPLSSSQCSGSELPCSQPQPVAAQAVMEEDELKIEEYDSD